In Halobacteriovorax sp. HLS, one DNA window encodes the following:
- the mce gene encoding methylmalonyl-CoA epimerase: MKFSKDCILDHVAIAVNSLDKSQKIWEDMGLTFSSEREIVESQGVQTAFASMDENAHLELLCPYGETGPIHKFLEKKGEGIHHLCFKVPDIEAKCKELKDNGYILLNESPVEGANNCLVNFIHPKSTGGVLVEISQKRK, translated from the coding sequence ATGAAATTTAGTAAAGACTGTATTTTAGATCACGTGGCCATTGCCGTAAATAGTTTAGATAAATCTCAAAAGATTTGGGAAGATATGGGATTAACATTTTCAAGCGAAAGAGAAATTGTGGAGTCTCAAGGCGTTCAAACGGCCTTTGCCAGTATGGATGAAAATGCTCATTTAGAACTTTTATGCCCTTATGGTGAAACAGGTCCTATACATAAATTTTTGGAAAAGAAAGGGGAGGGAATTCATCACCTCTGTTTTAAAGTTCCTGATATTGAGGCAAAATGTAAGGAGCTAAAAGATAATGGATATATCCTACTAAATGAATCTCCTGTTGAAGGCGCAAATAATTGCTTGGTTAACTTTATACATCCCAAGTCCACAGGTGGAGTACTAGTAGAAATCTCACAGAAGAGGAAATAG
- a CDS encoding rhomboid family intramembrane serine protease produces MQHSQIQLPTLTKTNKVILISMGVLFLLSNILKASGGVNLTAYLGLSPAMFFSGHIYEILTYPLMAGGIFDILFNGLLLWFLGSELENQWGMRRYIYFLLSSTVGAGIVYLLVSSLFLSGNGLFNYPLYGMHGAGSALCLAYAVLNPDRIFTFMLIFPMRAKYFCMILVGMLLFNGFFTPAKVLAWGHLGAMGFGYLWMVLISSNRLKLGSNKTISKKRPKSKANLRIVEDDDEKPPKYWQ; encoded by the coding sequence ATGCAGCACTCGCAAATCCAACTACCAACTTTAACCAAAACAAATAAGGTTATCCTTATCTCGATGGGGGTTTTATTTCTTCTGTCGAATATTTTGAAGGCCAGTGGAGGAGTTAACCTTACTGCTTATCTTGGTCTTTCTCCGGCCATGTTCTTCTCTGGACATATTTACGAAATCTTAACTTATCCACTTATGGCCGGAGGGATTTTTGATATTCTCTTCAATGGCCTATTACTTTGGTTTCTAGGAAGTGAGCTTGAAAATCAGTGGGGAATGAGAAGATATATCTACTTTCTACTAAGCTCTACTGTTGGAGCTGGGATCGTTTACTTGCTCGTTTCAAGCTTGTTCTTATCAGGTAATGGACTATTCAATTATCCATTATATGGAATGCATGGAGCAGGTTCAGCGCTTTGTTTGGCCTACGCTGTTTTAAACCCAGATCGTATTTTTACTTTTATGCTCATTTTTCCAATGCGAGCAAAGTACTTCTGTATGATTCTTGTTGGAATGCTATTATTTAATGGTTTCTTCACACCTGCAAAAGTTCTTGCTTGGGGACATCTAGGGGCCATGGGCTTTGGATACTTGTGGATGGTGCTAATTTCTTCTAATAGGTTGAAACTAGGTTCTAATAAGACTATCAGCAAGAAAAGGCCTAAGAGTAAGGCAAATCTTAGAATTGTAGAAGATGATGATGAAAAGCCACCTAAATATTGGCAATAG
- the fliL gene encoding flagellar basal body-associated protein FliL: protein MTGNKTIDNAILFLALLGTMGCLGVFVYTEMIYQKPLPQNDTELANMMQDSKQSVFPAPFKLDPLIINVKSRKTRLRFLNLQVYIVPLKPNATDLFESKRAMINDAIIDVAGRMEPDELNSISGKILLEDRVKKAINQIVNKQIVKGLLFTKFVVQ, encoded by the coding sequence ATGACAGGTAATAAAACGATAGATAATGCTATTCTCTTTTTGGCCCTTCTAGGAACTATGGGTTGTCTTGGAGTATTCGTATACACCGAAATGATTTATCAAAAACCGTTACCACAAAACGATACGGAACTTGCCAATATGATGCAAGATAGTAAGCAAAGCGTCTTCCCTGCTCCGTTTAAGCTTGATCCGCTTATCATAAATGTAAAAAGTAGAAAAACTCGACTTAGATTTCTTAATCTTCAAGTTTATATAGTTCCTCTCAAACCAAATGCAACAGATCTCTTTGAATCGAAGAGGGCCATGATAAATGATGCAATTATTGATGTGGCCGGAAGAATGGAGCCAGATGAGTTAAATTCAATTTCAGGGAAGATACTCTTAGAAGATCGTGTAAAGAAAGCAATTAATCAGATCGTTAACAAACAGATAGTTAAAGGGCTACTCTTTACTAAGTTCGTGGTCCAATAA
- a CDS encoding serine protease, translating into MKLLLVSVMFLTFSVKAELKVVYGTDGRSEVSASEFKWQKAAKSTAALVPVENLEFDAQKNVYRLSDKGSRSLGEGMNLCRGEKFYDQPNAAICSGFLIGKKTLITAGHCAKEQMANVCSSKKFVWVFDYNIQDRFNPTNMEIPAKNVTGCDRVIKAELDNVTDYAAIKLTKDVDRAPLKFRKSGKINNREKLVVIGVPWGLPTKVTTGGKVLYNDNSVFFSASVDTFQGNSGSAVFNERTGEVEGILVRGKSDGYSDERLYCTRVNVCNDNGKSCNDPNNFLQKAEDITRMPFVYKRLSNSL; encoded by the coding sequence ATGAAGTTGTTATTAGTTAGTGTGATGTTCTTAACTTTTTCAGTAAAAGCAGAGCTAAAAGTTGTTTATGGTACAGATGGTAGATCAGAAGTGAGCGCTTCTGAGTTTAAGTGGCAAAAGGCCGCTAAATCGACGGCAGCTCTAGTACCAGTTGAAAACTTAGAATTCGATGCTCAAAAAAATGTTTATAGATTATCTGATAAAGGTTCAAGAAGCCTAGGTGAAGGAATGAACCTTTGTCGTGGTGAAAAATTCTATGATCAGCCAAATGCTGCAATTTGTTCTGGCTTCTTAATCGGAAAGAAGACTTTAATTACTGCCGGTCACTGTGCAAAGGAACAAATGGCCAATGTATGTTCTTCTAAAAAGTTTGTATGGGTATTTGATTATAATATTCAAGACAGATTTAACCCAACAAATATGGAAATTCCGGCCAAGAATGTAACTGGATGTGATCGAGTAATTAAGGCCGAACTTGATAATGTAACTGACTATGCTGCTATTAAGCTAACAAAAGATGTCGATAGAGCACCTTTGAAGTTTAGAAAGAGCGGTAAAATCAATAATAGAGAAAAGTTAGTTGTGATCGGTGTTCCTTGGGGACTTCCTACGAAAGTAACAACTGGTGGAAAAGTTTTATACAATGATAACTCTGTATTTTTCAGTGCAAGCGTTGATACATTTCAAGGAAACTCTGGCTCTGCTGTTTTTAACGAAAGAACAGGGGAGGTAGAGGGGATCTTAGTTAGAGGAAAGAGTGACGGCTACTCTGATGAGAGACTTTACTGTACTAGAGTTAATGTATGTAATGACAACGGAAAGAGTTGTAACGATCCAAATAACTTTCTTCAAAAGGCAGAAGATATTACAAGAATGCCTTTTGTTTACAAAAGACTATCTAATTCCCTTTAA
- a CDS encoding phospholipase D-like domain-containing protein yields the protein MRSISISFYILVSILFYRMTPSYENNSRTVSSIFGMSCLDHANAIILNKSWYNKSFNTLMRERIDLQDYYKNFKSSIDDFEKVKTQALRSKVKLLKDGETSLAAKIALIRKAKSTLDISYYIFSDDEVGNIILNEIRKAVARGVHVRVLIDSTSILNASLFSNQFKSLLKFRGPRGIDGTKRMGKAEVVAFNELFSPRKTVRKYVDMAKNLFRDADNQIPVNDSTVNRRLHDKIILMDAEDPNNSLAIIGGRNIANEYHTLDSFRGESFEFEDMDVLIKDTKDISIRTERSSLTGRIQDYYDKLFYHIGNSHMANAIVRLTRSAYRKEIGKMSRISRKTFKRNPQFNAKLNNMIEGDFFEEGFDSGLVRIVNELQNIHSPWGRIKYEKIADLNPNSITNEIWSNMQKSQHTIDIVTPYAHFTDKEVNFIKLWLKENPNRRFRLVTSSLATNDTIASQSLIDYNLIPKLTDDPNISKAQLEIHYYGKENDTTLGGDINYGKLHAKYAVFDNERSIVMTSNLDPRSRSLNSEIGVSIDQSAKSSNIISKELTEKTEDLIGRSHQHNSREWQRINNSDALKWKRLASRLIHIIVNLFNLERNI from the coding sequence ATGAGATCTATCTCGATATCATTCTACATTCTTGTTTCAATTCTATTTTATAGAATGACGCCTTCCTACGAGAATAACTCTCGTACTGTTTCATCTATATTCGGTATGAGCTGTCTAGATCATGCAAATGCCATTATTTTAAATAAATCCTGGTACAACAAGAGTTTTAATACACTGATGAGAGAGAGAATCGATCTTCAAGATTATTACAAGAACTTTAAAAGCTCTATTGATGATTTTGAAAAAGTTAAAACTCAGGCCCTAAGGTCTAAAGTAAAACTGTTAAAAGACGGTGAAACTTCTCTCGCAGCAAAGATAGCTCTTATAAGAAAAGCGAAGTCTACACTAGATATTTCATATTATATTTTCTCTGATGATGAAGTTGGAAATATTATTTTAAATGAAATAAGAAAAGCTGTTGCAAGAGGTGTTCATGTTCGAGTCCTCATCGACTCGACTTCAATTCTAAATGCTAGTTTATTTTCAAATCAATTTAAATCTCTTCTAAAATTTAGAGGGCCAAGAGGAATTGATGGAACGAAACGTATGGGCAAGGCCGAAGTAGTGGCATTCAACGAGTTATTTAGTCCAAGAAAGACTGTTCGAAAATATGTCGATATGGCCAAGAACCTTTTTAGAGATGCTGATAACCAAATTCCAGTAAATGATTCTACCGTTAACAGACGCCTTCACGATAAGATCATTTTAATGGATGCAGAAGACCCTAATAACTCTCTTGCAATAATTGGTGGAAGAAATATTGCAAATGAATACCATACCCTCGACTCTTTTAGAGGAGAGAGTTTTGAATTTGAAGATATGGATGTTCTCATCAAAGATACAAAAGATATAAGTATTAGAACAGAGAGATCATCTTTAACAGGTCGAATTCAAGACTACTATGACAAGTTATTCTATCATATAGGAAATAGTCACATGGCCAACGCTATAGTTCGTCTAACTCGTAGTGCTTATCGAAAAGAGATTGGTAAAATGAGTAGAATCAGTCGTAAAACCTTTAAGAGAAATCCTCAATTCAATGCAAAGTTAAATAATATGATCGAAGGAGACTTCTTTGAAGAGGGCTTTGATAGTGGTCTAGTTAGAATCGTTAATGAATTACAAAATATTCACTCTCCCTGGGGAAGAATCAAGTATGAGAAGATCGCTGACTTAAATCCAAATTCCATCACTAATGAAATTTGGAGTAATATGCAAAAATCTCAACATACTATAGATATTGTTACTCCATACGCGCATTTTACGGACAAAGAAGTTAATTTTATAAAATTGTGGTTAAAGGAAAATCCTAACAGAAGATTTAGACTAGTGACGAGTTCACTTGCAACTAATGATACTATCGCATCCCAATCACTGATAGACTATAATCTAATTCCAAAGTTAACTGATGATCCTAATATTTCTAAAGCACAATTAGAAATTCATTACTATGGAAAAGAGAATGACACTACTCTTGGTGGAGACATTAATTACGGAAAATTACATGCTAAGTATGCTGTATTTGATAATGAAAGAAGTATCGTTATGACTTCTAATCTGGACCCAAGATCACGATCACTAAACTCGGAGATTGGAGTCTCAATTGACCAGTCAGCTAAGAGCTCTAATATTATTTCTAAGGAGTTGACTGAAAAGACAGAAGATCTCATTGGAAGATCTCATCAGCACAACTCTAGAGAATGGCAGAGGATTAATAATTCGGACGCCTTGAAGTGGAAGAGATTAGCATCGAGGTTAATACATATCATTGTTAACCTATTTAACCTGGAAAGAAATATTTAA
- a CDS encoding transglycosylase SLT domain-containing protein, with product MNYLRFLSLILFSFSSLAISNFFSVKEGQKVRVIQDGKEHFLSKGDLVQIGNNNGWKREVTIVTTRNKSLKVGPAHLGEKTYKEHMKLSRLDEVKTNKKVVTKKMKVILEDGRELTLFPGDEILIKNKDSWKRKIEIVKGQSGKVGNAYLGEETYQKYIQDEILSSREETNPTQSEYFPKFVTLDDLIDRLRTEQDIQIDEEDLSSGVELKEEAISCPKEKQSYKLDRSIRFVAKEGKLGSIPRESIIRVTSSGATCEIELLKLPEKSVMKLSDYPKKMKTYPTNLEADFLEQVEDPAETVDLSKGVEFRVKENISLNAIGRKTGKSYKFDSTDTIQIQGVHRNGDYIVKRNNEPWEYRVSSDDLNEMNDRGLLNVDLESTANTIIADELIQETVDELETKVNCDNYVETSPDGESISWQDCRSKSVKTKNGKLLKANNYLEKQIPMSNMNADVILQDRQKRNFSRCISNSLRHGTNRNTSPSCEKNSKGEILPQRIRQAQYKTKNGKKKFARWDLLNRVPRACASKKLSTYLSDRFVDMSRCLGIDPKELFPIINHESHFQPNTVSPSFAIGVGQIVSANYVDFYDKLNKAKSMINRNSNVLKYTRNLSSEEGYKKYEDSPAKSKPVDRLTAYFLSDLKGPLTSNKRECSGLRNIYNNPMEMPKWAKKSQRDMFSYLRQRENQRVCMPKNPDEGLYMSAVYYMYNKKYFNYLINKESDKMRPRLSDSQRKEFSIILTRWSYNGGVAGISGPFERLLQKISEGKIEKLDKRGNPIKNKDGSLVKRSINSLADLSTQEFKNYMSYVIKYRYKSKSENRRNEVANYVVGDNGVGGIDGDLKQIEKGDAGSCGNSL from the coding sequence ATGAATTATTTACGTTTTTTATCCCTTATTTTATTTAGTTTCAGTAGTTTGGCCATCAGTAACTTCTTTAGTGTTAAAGAGGGTCAAAAAGTACGAGTTATCCAAGACGGCAAAGAGCATTTCTTGTCTAAAGGAGACCTTGTTCAAATTGGAAATAATAATGGCTGGAAAAGAGAAGTCACTATTGTAACCACTCGAAATAAGTCTCTTAAAGTTGGTCCTGCACATCTTGGTGAAAAAACTTACAAAGAACATATGAAATTATCTAGATTAGATGAAGTTAAAACCAATAAGAAAGTAGTGACTAAGAAAATGAAAGTTATTCTCGAGGATGGAAGGGAGCTGACTCTCTTTCCAGGGGATGAAATTCTTATAAAGAATAAAGATTCTTGGAAAAGAAAAATTGAAATTGTAAAAGGTCAAAGCGGGAAAGTAGGTAATGCTTATTTAGGTGAAGAGACCTATCAAAAATATATTCAAGATGAGATTCTAAGCTCTAGAGAAGAGACAAACCCAACTCAGTCCGAATATTTTCCAAAGTTTGTTACCCTCGATGATTTAATTGATAGGCTTCGAACAGAGCAAGATATTCAAATAGATGAAGAAGACCTAAGTTCTGGTGTAGAGCTAAAGGAAGAGGCCATTTCTTGTCCAAAAGAAAAGCAGAGCTATAAACTAGATCGCTCAATTCGTTTTGTTGCAAAAGAAGGCAAGTTAGGTAGCATTCCAAGAGAGTCGATCATTCGTGTAACTTCTAGCGGAGCGACTTGTGAGATTGAGCTACTAAAATTACCTGAAAAGAGTGTCATGAAACTAAGTGACTATCCAAAGAAAATGAAAACCTATCCAACAAACCTTGAAGCCGACTTTCTTGAGCAAGTTGAGGACCCGGCCGAAACAGTTGATCTATCTAAAGGAGTTGAGTTTAGAGTTAAAGAGAATATCTCCTTAAATGCAATTGGAAGAAAGACTGGTAAGAGTTACAAATTTGACTCGACAGATACGATTCAAATTCAAGGTGTTCACCGTAATGGTGATTATATTGTAAAAAGAAATAATGAGCCTTGGGAATATAGAGTCTCTTCAGACGATTTAAATGAAATGAATGATAGGGGACTCTTGAATGTTGATCTAGAGTCAACAGCAAATACTATTATTGCAGATGAGCTAATTCAAGAAACTGTAGATGAACTCGAAACTAAAGTTAACTGTGACAATTACGTTGAGACATCACCAGATGGGGAAAGTATCTCTTGGCAAGACTGTCGCTCTAAGAGTGTCAAAACAAAGAATGGTAAATTACTAAAGGCCAATAACTATTTAGAAAAGCAAATTCCTATGTCTAATATGAATGCTGATGTTATTTTGCAAGATAGACAAAAGAGAAATTTCTCTAGATGTATTTCCAATAGCCTTCGTCATGGAACAAATAGAAATACATCACCAAGTTGTGAAAAGAATTCAAAAGGTGAAATTCTACCTCAAAGAATTAGACAGGCACAGTATAAGACTAAGAACGGAAAGAAGAAGTTTGCTCGTTGGGATCTACTTAACCGTGTTCCTAGGGCCTGTGCCTCTAAAAAATTATCTACCTACCTTTCTGATCGTTTCGTAGACATGTCAAGGTGTTTAGGTATTGATCCAAAGGAGTTATTTCCAATTATTAATCATGAATCTCATTTTCAACCTAATACAGTAAGTCCTTCGTTCGCTATTGGAGTAGGCCAAATTGTATCGGCCAATTATGTCGACTTTTACGATAAATTAAATAAAGCAAAATCTATGATAAATAGAAATTCAAATGTTCTAAAATACACACGCAATCTATCTTCAGAAGAAGGTTATAAGAAATACGAAGATAGTCCGGCCAAGTCTAAACCTGTAGATCGGTTAACCGCGTATTTCTTGTCTGATTTAAAAGGACCTCTCACTAGCAATAAAAGAGAGTGTAGTGGACTTCGCAATATTTATAATAACCCTATGGAGATGCCAAAATGGGCCAAGAAGTCTCAACGTGATATGTTTTCTTACTTGAGACAACGAGAAAATCAAAGAGTTTGTATGCCAAAGAACCCTGACGAAGGGCTTTATATGTCGGCAGTTTATTATATGTATAATAAGAAGTACTTCAATTACCTTATAAATAAAGAAAGTGACAAGATGAGACCACGACTAAGTGACTCTCAAAGAAAAGAGTTCTCTATTATCCTCACAAGGTGGTCTTATAATGGAGGCGTGGCAGGAATTTCTGGACCATTTGAGAGATTATTGCAAAAAATTAGTGAGGGGAAGATTGAAAAATTAGATAAACGTGGAAATCCGATAAAAAATAAAGACGGCAGTCTTGTAAAAAGAAGTATTAACAGTCTCGCAGATTTATCGACCCAAGAATTTAAAAACTATATGAGTTATGTCATTAAGTATCGATATAAATCGAAGAGTGAAAATAGACGTAATGAAGTTGCTAACTATGTCGTTGGAGACAATGGTGTTGGTGGCATTGATGGTGACTTAAAACAAATTGAAAAAGGAGATGCAGGATCATGTGGAAATTCTCTGTAG
- the ald gene encoding alanine dehydrogenase: protein MKIGVPKEIKNNENRVGLVPGGVRQLVHDGNEVFVETNAGYGIGISDQEYIDAGATILPSLEEVFEKSTMIIKVKEPQPREIACLKPHHILYTYLHLAADPEQTIGLMKSGSTCIAYETIQPADGSLPLLTPMSEVAGRMATQIGAAYLQIDHGGKGILLGGVPGTRRARVTVIGCGIAGTNSIKMAMGMGADVTAIDLSTRRLAELDDLFDNRITTLFSNMDNIEKTVIASDLVIGAVLVPGAKAPKLVTREMISKMEKGSVVVDIAVDQGGCIETCKPTTHQDPTFEIDGVVHYCVANMPGAVARTSTYALTNVTLKYARMIASMGVDEAARRDPAFKKGINVHHGNLVYKQVAEDLDLPYTELSL, encoded by the coding sequence ATGAAAATCGGTGTTCCTAAGGAAATAAAGAATAATGAAAATCGTGTTGGTTTAGTACCAGGTGGAGTACGTCAACTTGTACATGATGGTAACGAGGTATTTGTAGAAACAAATGCTGGTTATGGAATTGGAATCAGTGATCAAGAATATATCGATGCTGGTGCTACTATTCTTCCTAGTCTTGAAGAAGTTTTCGAAAAGTCGACAATGATCATTAAGGTTAAAGAACCACAACCAAGAGAAATTGCTTGTCTTAAGCCTCATCATATTCTTTATACATATCTACATCTTGCAGCTGATCCTGAGCAAACAATTGGTCTGATGAAATCAGGTTCAACTTGTATAGCATATGAAACTATTCAACCAGCTGATGGTTCACTTCCACTACTGACGCCAATGTCTGAAGTTGCAGGAAGAATGGCAACTCAAATTGGTGCTGCTTATTTACAAATTGATCACGGTGGAAAAGGTATTCTACTAGGTGGTGTACCGGGAACAAGAAGAGCGAGAGTTACTGTTATCGGTTGTGGTATCGCAGGAACAAATTCAATAAAGATGGCCATGGGAATGGGTGCAGACGTAACAGCAATTGATCTTTCAACAAGACGTCTAGCTGAGCTTGATGATTTATTTGATAATAGAATAACAACTCTATTCTCAAATATGGATAATATTGAAAAGACAGTTATCGCTTCTGACTTAGTAATTGGAGCGGTTCTAGTTCCTGGAGCTAAGGCACCTAAGCTTGTTACTCGTGAAATGATCTCTAAAATGGAAAAAGGTTCTGTTGTTGTAGATATCGCAGTTGATCAAGGTGGATGTATTGAAACATGTAAGCCTACAACTCACCAAGACCCAACATTTGAAATAGATGGTGTTGTTCACTACTGTGTTGCCAATATGCCTGGTGCTGTAGCAAGAACTTCTACTTATGCACTTACAAATGTTACTTTAAAGTATGCAAGAATGATTGCTTCTATGGGTGTTGATGAAGCAGCAAGAAGAGACCCTGCTTTCAAAAAAGGTATCAACGTACACCACGGTAATCTAGTTTATAAGCAAGTTGCTGAAGACTTAGATCTTCCATATACAGAATTAAGTTTATAA